DNA from Sulfitobacter albidus:
GATCTGCACCTTGGCAAACCCTTTGGCGGTTTTGACGATGATGCGCGCGGGCGGTTGCGCGCGGCGCGCGAGGATGTGTTCGGCAGGCTGGCGCAGGCCGCGCGGGACGGGGGCGCAGGGGTGGTTCTGCTGGCTGGCGATACCTTCGATCAGGAAACGCCCACGCCGCGCATCCTGCGCCACGCGCGCAACGCCATGGCACAGAACGCAGACATCACATGGGTGCTGATGCCGGGCAATCACGACAGCCTCGCGGCGACGGTTCTGTGGAGCACGCTGGCGCAGGACCGTCCCGACAATCTGATCCTCGCGACCGATCCGTCGCCGATTGCCCTGGGGGCCGCCACAGTGCTGCCCGCGCCCTGCACCGTGCGCAGCCCCGGGCGCGATCTGACCGAAACCATGGATCAGCCCACGCCGGAGGGGCAGATCCGCGTCGGGCTGGGGCACGGCGGCATCACCGATTTTGCGGCCCTCGGGCAGGCGGCGCCGGAGGGGCCGCGCGGGGTGATCGCGCCCGACCGGGCGGCGCGTGCCGGATTGGATTATCTGGGCCTGGGCGATTGGCACGGGCAGATACGCATCGACGCGCGCAGCTGGTACTCCGGCACGCCCGAGCCCGACAGCTTCAAGCATGACGTGCAAGGGCAGGCGCTTCTGGTCGAGATCGCCGCACCGGGCGCCGCCCCTCGGGTCGCACCGGTGGCCACCGGCGCGCTGCATTGGCACGCCAGCCTGCTCAGCCTTACGCCGGGGGAGGATGTGCCCGCCCTGATCGAGACGATGCTGCCGCCGCGCGACCGGCGGCACGGCACGCTTTTGCGCCTGCGCGCCGAGGGACGGCTGAGCGTCGGCGAGCGGCGCGCCCTTGCCCGTGCGCTGGATGCGAGCAGCCCGGATTTTCTGTCGGCGGATGTGGACCTTGACGGGCTGACGACACTGCACAGCGATGCCGATATCGAGGCGCTGGATCCCACGGGGGGCGCGCTCCGACAGGCGGCACAAAGCCTCGGCGCGCAGGCCGTCGATCCCGATCTGTCACGCGGCGACCGTGAGGAGGCGCGCCACGCGCTTGATCTGCTGCACGCGCTGGCGGCAGAGGTGGCGCCATGAAGCTGCGCGCGATCACGCTCGAAAACGTGCGCAAATTCGCGGGCCAGCGCGCCGAGCTCAGCGGCATCGGGGATGGTATCAACCTCATCAGCGAGGCCAATGAGACCGGCAAGTCCACCTTTTTTGACGCGCTGCACGCGCTGATGTTCACCAAGTACAACGCGACCGGCAAGGAGGTGAGATCCCTGCGCCCGGCCTCGGGCGGGGCGGTCCGGGTGCGCGCGCAGATCGAACTGCCCGAGGGTCTGTTCACCTTCGAGAAAAGCTTTGCCAGCCAGCAGCGCGCGGTGGTGCGCGGCGGCGACGGGCAGGTCATCGCGCAGGATGACGAGGCGGAGCGCTGGGCCGCGCACCTGCTTGGCACCGGGATTGCGGGGCCCGCGGGGCTTTTGTGGGTGCGCCAGGGCGTGACGGGGCTTGAAACGGGCGTCAAAAGCGAAAACGCGCAGTCACACGAGACGCGCAAGACCTTGCTGTCCTCGGTGGCGGGGGAGATCGACATGGTCACTGGCGGGCGCCGCATGGACCGGGTGATTGCGTCGGCGCAGAGTGCATTCGACGCGCTGGCCACGGCAACGGGCCGCCCGCGCGCCAATGGTCCCTGGGCCGAGGCGATCACGGAGGCGGACCGTCTGGGCGCGCTGCGCGACGGTCTGGCGAGCGAGGTTGCGGGCTTGCGCGATGCGCTCGACCGGCGCACCGCGGTCGCGCGGCAGTTGGCGGACCTCAGCGATGCCGAGCGGCAGGACGCGCGGGCGCGATCCCTGGCGCAGGCCGAGGAGGCGTTCGCGCAGGCACAGGCCCATGCCGCACGCGTAGAGGCGGCGCGTAAGGATGCTACCCTTGCCGCGTTGCAAAGGGATGCGGCGCAGGGCGCGCTGGACGGGTTGCTTGAGCGCCAGCGCAGCTCCACCGAAACCGCGGCAACGCTGGACGCGGCAGAGGGGGCACAGACTGCCGCACAAGCGGTGCTGGATCAGGCGCAGGGGCGCGCCGACGCGGCACAACGACACGCGACCGAGGCGCGCCGCAGCGCGGATGCGTTGCGCGCGGCCCAGGCACGGGCGGGTCAGCACGCGCTGCACGCCGAATTGCGCAAATCGTTGGAGGGGGCGCAAGCGCGCGTCGTCGAGGCAGAAACGCAGCGTGTCGCGGCCGAGCGTGCGCGCGCGGCACTGGCCCCGATGCGCGTGACGCCGGCCGTACTGGAGGGGATCGAGCGGGCGGCGCAGGCCGCACAGCGGGTGCAGGCGGGACAGGCCGGTGCCTCTATCGTCGTGCACTACAGCGGCGCCGCCCGCATCACCCATGACGGCAACGCACTGCCCGAGGGTCGGCACGCGCTCAGCGGGCCCGTGCGGTTCGATCTGCCGGGGATCGGGACGCTTGATCTTGATCCGGGTGAGGATGAGGCGGCGCCGGATCAGGCGCGCGCGCAGAGCGCTTTCGCGGCAGCGCTGGCCGAGGCGGATATGCCTGATCTGGACACGGCGCGGGCCGCCGGGCGCACCCGCGAAGACGCCGAGCGCGCCATGGCGCTTGCGCAGGGGCGCCTGACGGTTCTCGCGCCCGACGGGCTTGATCCGCTGCGCGCTGAAGTCGCGCGGATCGAGGATGAACTGGCCCGTCTGGGCACGCCGCAGGAGGCGGATGCCGCCCCCGCCGACCCGGAGACGCTGGCACAGGCCGTGCGCGATGAAGCGCAAACAGCCGCCGATCTTGAGGAGGCCAACGCGGTATTGAACGGTGCGCGCCTGGCACACGAGCGCGCCCGGATCGGGCTGGAGGACGCGACACGCGACCACGCCGCAGCCCGTGCCGCCATCGGCGCGCAGGAAGAGGCCGCCGAGGCGGAGCGCAGCGCGAGCCGGACGCTTGCGCAGGCGCAGGCGCTCTGTGCGGAGCGGGACGGGGCGCTGGATGAGGTCATCGCGCAGGCCCCCGATCACGACACCATCGCCGCCGAGCTTGCGCGCGCGCGCGGCGCCGTCGAGGCCGCGCAGGAAGAGACGGCCCGCCTGCGGCAGGAGCGCAGCGAGTTGGACGGGCGCATCCGCAGCAAGGCCGACGACGGGCTGGAGGAGCGGCTGGAAGAGACCCGCGCCCGCGCCGAGACTGCCGAGGCGCGGGCCGCGCGTTTCGCGCGCGAGGCGGCGGCGCTGCGCCGCTTGCTCGACACGCTGGCGCAGACCCGTGGCGCCGCACAGGAGGCCTATTTCGGGCCCATTCAGGCCGAACTTGCGCCGCTGCTCGCGATCCTGCACGAGGATGCCGCGCTCAGCTTTGATCCGGCCACGCTGCTGCCCACGGGGATGCAGCGCGGTGACACGCCCGAAGCGCTCACGCAGCTGAGCGGCGGCACACAGGAGCAGATCGCCGTGCTGACGCGGCTTGCGTTCGCGCGGCTGTTCGCGCGGCAGGGCACGCCGGTGCCGGTGATCCTCGACGATGCGCTGGTCTATTCCGATGATGACCGGATCGAGCGGATGTTCACCGCGCTGCACCGCGTGGCGCTGGATCAGCAGGTGATCGTGTTTACCTGCCGTCAGCGCGCCTTTGCCGGGTTGGGCGGCGCGCGTCCACAGCTGACGGTTGCGCCGATTGACTGATAATGCGGCACGGGTGCCGTGCGGCTCAGGAAAGCCTTTCGTGGCGGGCGCGGCTGTGCTGATATGGTGGGGTGTTTAAGCAAAGGGTTTGATATCAAACAACTCCGCCCCTCCGATCTGACACCGGTTGCCGCCCCGCGCGCCATCGGCGCCGTGGCGCTTGCGCTGGCGCCGCGTGGTGGGGCAACGCGGGTGGCGAACCTGCGCCAGTCGGGATGCCTGAAATGCATCCTGCCGCGGGTGTTTGGCCCGCAGGCCGAAGCGGTGGTGGTCAATACCGCAGGCGGGGTGACGGGCGGCGATGATCTGGATCTGCGGATCACGCTGGCCGGGGGAAGCGATGTTCGCGTAACCACCCAGGCGGCGGAGCGGATCTACCGCAGCGCCGATGGCACGCCGGGGCGGATCGCCACCCGCGTTGAGGTCGGGGCAGGCGCGCGGCTGCATTGGCTGCCGCAAGAGACGATCCTGTTTGACCGCGCCGCACTCGACCGGCGTTTGCATATCTCGCTTGCGCCCGATGCCCGTCTGCTGGCGGTCGAGACGCATGTGATGGGCCGCGCGGCGATGGGCGAGGTTGTGCACGATCTGGCGCTGCACGACCGCATCGCGGTGGACCGCGTGGGCGTGCCGCTGGTGCGCGACGGGGTGCGCCTTCACGGCGACGCCGATGCGGTGCTTGCCGCTGCCGCCACGGGCGGCGGGGCAGGCGCCATTGCCACGTTGATCTACGTTGCCCCCGATGCCGCCGCACAGCTGCCCGCGATCCGTGCCATGCTGCCCGAAACGGCGGGCGTCAGCCTGCGCGGCGAGGATACCCTGCTGCTGCGGGCCCTTGCGCCCGACAGCCTGAGCCTGCGGCGCGGGATGATCCCCGTGCTCGAACGGCTCGCCACCCATTCCCTGCCATCTGTCTGGAGGCTCTGATGAACCTGACCCCCCGCGAAAAAGATAAACTGCTGGTCGCCATGGCCGCCGAGGTCGCGCGCAAGCGCCTCGCGCGCGGCGTGAAGCTCAACCACCCCGAGGCGATCGCACTGATTACCGATGCGGTGGTCGAGGGCGCGCGCGACGGGCGGTCGGTCGCCGACATGATGGAGGCCGGCGGCCATATCGTCACCCGCGATCAATGCATGGACGGCGTGGCCGAGATGATCCACGAGGTCCAGGTCGAGGCGACCTTTCCCGACGGCACCAAACTGGTGACCGTGCACGACCCGATCAGATAGGAGGCCGCGATGATCCCCGGAGAACTGATGCCCGCCGAGGGCGAGATCACGCTCAACGCAGGTGCCGACGCGATCACGCTGGAGGTGGCCAATACCGGCGACCGCCCCGTGCAGGTCGGCAGCCACTACCATTTTGCCGAAACCAACCCGGCGCTGGAGTTTGACCGCGATGCGGCGCGCGGACATCGGCTCGACATCGCGGCGGGCACCGCCGTGCGGTTCGAGCCGGGCCAGCGGCGCGAGGTCACGCTGATCCCCTTTGGCGGCGCGCGGCGGGTGTTTGGATTTAACGCACAGGTCATGGGGGACTTATGAAAAAGCGCTACGATCCGATGAAAGCTTTTGCCAACGGTCTTGAGGTTAGCATGGTCATGGCAGAGGCGCAGGCGGT
Protein-coding regions in this window:
- a CDS encoding metallophosphoesterase family protein; its protein translation is MFRFLHSSDLHLGKPFGGFDDDARGRLRAAREDVFGRLAQAARDGGAGVVLLAGDTFDQETPTPRILRHARNAMAQNADITWVLMPGNHDSLAATVLWSTLAQDRPDNLILATDPSPIALGAATVLPAPCTVRSPGRDLTETMDQPTPEGQIRVGLGHGGITDFAALGQAAPEGPRGVIAPDRAARAGLDYLGLGDWHGQIRIDARSWYSGTPEPDSFKHDVQGQALLVEIAAPGAAPRVAPVATGALHWHASLLSLTPGEDVPALIETMLPPRDRRHGTLLRLRAEGRLSVGERRALARALDASSPDFLSADVDLDGLTTLHSDADIEALDPTGGALRQAAQSLGAQAVDPDLSRGDREEARHALDLLHALAAEVAP
- a CDS encoding AAA family ATPase; translation: MKLRAITLENVRKFAGQRAELSGIGDGINLISEANETGKSTFFDALHALMFTKYNATGKEVRSLRPASGGAVRVRAQIELPEGLFTFEKSFASQQRAVVRGGDGQVIAQDDEAERWAAHLLGTGIAGPAGLLWVRQGVTGLETGVKSENAQSHETRKTLLSSVAGEIDMVTGGRRMDRVIASAQSAFDALATATGRPRANGPWAEAITEADRLGALRDGLASEVAGLRDALDRRTAVARQLADLSDAERQDARARSLAQAEEAFAQAQAHAARVEAARKDATLAALQRDAAQGALDGLLERQRSSTETAATLDAAEGAQTAAQAVLDQAQGRADAAQRHATEARRSADALRAAQARAGQHALHAELRKSLEGAQARVVEAETQRVAAERARAALAPMRVTPAVLEGIERAAQAAQRVQAGQAGASIVVHYSGAARITHDGNALPEGRHALSGPVRFDLPGIGTLDLDPGEDEAAPDQARAQSAFAAALAEADMPDLDTARAAGRTREDAERAMALAQGRLTVLAPDGLDPLRAEVARIEDELARLGTPQEADAAPADPETLAQAVRDEAQTAADLEEANAVLNGARLAHERARIGLEDATRDHAAARAAIGAQEEAAEAERSASRTLAQAQALCAERDGALDEVIAQAPDHDTIAAELARARGAVEAAQEETARLRQERSELDGRIRSKADDGLEERLEETRARAETAEARAARFAREAAALRRLLDTLAQTRGAAQEAYFGPIQAELAPLLAILHEDAALSFDPATLLPTGMQRGDTPEALTQLSGGTQEQIAVLTRLAFARLFARQGTPVPVILDDALVYSDDDRIERMFTALHRVALDQQVIVFTCRQRAFAGLGGARPQLTVAPID
- a CDS encoding urease accessory protein UreD yields the protein MVGCLSKGFDIKQLRPSDLTPVAAPRAIGAVALALAPRGGATRVANLRQSGCLKCILPRVFGPQAEAVVVNTAGGVTGGDDLDLRITLAGGSDVRVTTQAAERIYRSADGTPGRIATRVEVGAGARLHWLPQETILFDRAALDRRLHISLAPDARLLAVETHVMGRAAMGEVVHDLALHDRIAVDRVGVPLVRDGVRLHGDADAVLAAAATGGGAGAIATLIYVAPDAAAQLPAIRAMLPETAGVSLRGEDTLLLRALAPDSLSLRRGMIPVLERLATHSLPSVWRL
- a CDS encoding urease subunit gamma, which gives rise to MNLTPREKDKLLVAMAAEVARKRLARGVKLNHPEAIALITDAVVEGARDGRSVADMMEAGGHIVTRDQCMDGVAEMIHEVQVEATFPDGTKLVTVHDPIR
- a CDS encoding urease subunit beta, which encodes MIPGELMPAEGEITLNAGADAITLEVANTGDRPVQVGSHYHFAETNPALEFDRDAARGHRLDIAAGTAVRFEPGQRREVTLIPFGGARRVFGFNAQVMGDL